A genomic window from Cucumis melo cultivar AY chromosome 8, USDA_Cmelo_AY_1.0, whole genome shotgun sequence includes:
- the LOC103484470 gene encoding nudix hydrolase 15, mitochondrial isoform X1 yields the protein MISIFRRLSKPLLCTTRVSKLMDSSADSSGGSRRLVVLAQQLRLYKPPPLLDDIEEPSSEESNGKVVSQVGFPESTTPIPRDPERFRPKRAAVLICLFEGNDGDLRVILTKRSSRLSTHSGEVALPGGKAEEGDEDDGATATREAKEEIGLDPSLVNVVTVLEPFLSKHLLRVVPVIGIMNERNAFIPRPNPAEVDEVFDAPLDMFLKDENRRSEEREWMGCKYLVHFFDYETENKKFVIWGLTAGILIRAASIVLQSSPSFLEQNPIFKVEDSKDYCTHLEPKIKFQSSGSHRYNVLRKISLRVNARNKLPAVSGISFSMVSLSLLFLLYPWCRTLLNFQASDIEIAENDSRHGELKQLSVNRAGRSTWVQSSFVLLDDNITLPPSILMLI from the exons ATGATTTCAATATTTAGAAGGCTATCGAAACCATTGTTGTGCACTACTCGTGTCTCAAAACTCATGGATTCTTCTGCGGACTCTTCTGGGGGCTCAAGAAGATTAGTCGTTTTGGCACAGCAACTCCGCCTTTACAAGCCGCCTCCATTGTTGGACGACATAGAGGAGCCAAGCAGTGAGGAGAGCAATGGAAAGGTTGTTTCTCAAGTGGGTTTTCCTGAATCAACCACTCCAATTCCTCGAGACCCAGAAAGATTCAGACCCAAGAGAGCGGCTGTGTTGATTTGCCTTTTTGAAGGGAATGATGGGGATCTGCGGGTCATTCTCACCAAACGATCCTCGAGGTTGTCTACTCACTCGG GTGAAGTTGCATTGCCTGGAGGAAAAGCAGAGGAAGGAGATGAGGACGATGGGGCCACTGCGACGAGAGAAGCAAAGGAGGAGATTGGATTGGATCCTTCGCTCGTAAATGTTGTTACTGTTCTCGAACCATTCTTGTCTAAG CATCTACTGAGAGTGGTTCCTGTAATCGGCATTATGAATGAAAGAAATGCATTCATTCCCAGGCCGAATCCTGCTGAAGTGGATGAAGTATTTGATGCTCCACTTGATATGTTTCTTAAG GATGAAAATCGGAGATCGGAGGAAAGAGAGTGGATGGGATGCAAATACcttgttcatttctttgattATGAGACTGAGAACAAGAAATTTGTGATATGGGGTTTAACTGCTGGGATCTTAATAAGGGCTGCATCAATAGTACTCCAAAGCTCACCATCTTTTCTGGAGCAAAACCCTATCTTCAAG GTAGAAGATTCCAAAGATTATTGCACTCATTTGGAGCCAAAAATAAAATTCCAGAGTAGCGGAAGCCACCGGTATAATGTGCTGAGAAAAATATCTTTGAGAGTGAATGCTAGGAACAAACTTCCTGCAGTTTCTGGTATATCGTTTTCAATGGtatctctctctcttctctttttGCTCTATCCTTGGTGCAGAACTCTCCTTAACTTTCAGGCATCTGACATTGAAATTGCAGAAAATGATTCACGGCATGGAGAGCTTAAGCAGCTGTCCGTTAACAGGGCTGGCAGGTCTACGTGGGTTCAGAGCTCATTCGTTCTTTTAGACGATAACATTACTTTACCACCGTCTATATTGATGTTGATCTAA
- the LOC103484468 gene encoding spermidine coumaroyl-CoA acyltransferase translates to MRVTVSATTPIFPSRPAFAHNHVLSLSPLDTDPNLRVNFRYLRAYVSTNATQSPSPDPFDVIATALSSALLHYYPLAGTIRRHSHRLEVFCTHVQGVPLIRATVDCELASVDYLDNPDETFVEQLVPDPDENEGLNHPCILQVTLFECGGFTLGASIHHSVCDGLGATQFFNAVAELARGARTVSIEPVWDRANLLAPRNLPRIETPIGEFLSLEHGNLPYSQKVGAVVRECFPVTDDQLEKFKSILFKQSGSRFTAFEALGAYIWRAKVKASKIAGNEKVKFVYSTNIRKQLKPPLPVGYWGNGCVPIYVTVTAEELREQPIWETAKKIQKSKININDEYVRSFVDFQEIHRGDGITAGKEVSAFTDWRHLGHSTVDFGWGGPVAVLPVSRFLLGSVEPCFFLPHSSAAASEAGFKVSVTLRKTAMPAFREEMKRFGDDHFGVVEQNSQH, encoded by the exons ATGCGAGTCACAGTATCAGCAACCACTCCGATTTTTCCTTCTCGCCCCGCCTTCGCTCACAACCATGTCCTCTCTCTTTCTCCTCTCGACACAGATCCCAATCTCCGTGTCAATTTCCGATACCTTCGGGCCTATGTCTCCACCAACGCCACCCAATCTCCTTCCCCCGATCCCTTCGACGTCATTGCCACCGCCCTCTCCTCCGCCCTTCTCCATTACTATCCCCTCGCCGGAACTATTCGTCGTCACAGCCACCGTCTCGAGGTGTTCTGTACACACGTCCAAGGCGTGCCTCTCATTCGCGCCACTGTGGACTGTGAACTTGCGTCCGTCGATTACCTCGATAACCCGGATGAAACTTTTGTGGAGCAGTTGGTGCCCGATCCGGACGAGAATGAGGGGCTGAATCACCCTTGTATTCTACAAGTTACGCTCTTCGAATGTGGTGGGTTCACTCTTGGAGCTTCCATTCATCATTCTGTGTGCGACGGACTTGGAGCAACTCAGTTTTTCAATGCTGTGGCTGAATTGGCTCGTGGGGCGAGGACGGTCTCAATCGAGCCAGTCTGGGATAGGGCTAATTTGTTGGCCCCGAGGAATCTGCCCCGAATTGAGACACCAATCGGGGAGTTTTTGAGTTTAGAACATGGAAATTTACCCTACAGTCAAAAAGTTGGAGCGGTGGTGAGAGAATGCTTCCCTGTTACGGACGATCAATTGGAGAAGTTTAAAAGCATTTTGTTCAAACAGTCTGGTTCTCGATTCACCGCCTTTGAAGCCTTAGGTGCATATATATGGCGGGCCAA AGTTAAAGCCTCGAAAATTGCAGGGAATGAGAAAGTGAAATTCGTGTATTCGACGAACATCCGTAAACAACTAAAACCGCCATTGCCGGTGGGTTACTGGGGGAATGGTTGTGTTCCAATTTACGTTACAGTCACTGCGGAGGAGCTGAGAGAGCAGCCCATTTGGGAGACGGCGAAGAAGATCCAGAAGAGCAAAATCAATATAAACGATGAGTATGTTCGGTCGTTCGTGGACTTTCAAGAGATTCATCGTGGGGATGGAATCACGGCAGGGAAAGAGGTGAGTGCGTTCACAGACTGGAGACATTTGGGGCATTCGACGGTGGATTTTGGCTGGGGAGGTCCGGTTGCGGTGTTGCCGGTTTCTCGCTTCCTTCTTGGAAGCGTAGAGCCTTGCTTTTTCTTGCCTCATTCTTCTGCAGCTGCGAGTGAGGCTGGGTTTAAGGTCTCCGTCACTTTGAGAAAAACCGCGATGCCTGCTTTCAGAGAGGAGATGAAGAGATTTGGTGATGATCATTTCGGGGTTGTTGAGCAAAATTCGCAACACTAA
- the LOC103484470 gene encoding nudix hydrolase 15, mitochondrial isoform X3 — MISIFRRLSKPLLCTTRVSKLMDSSADSSGGSRRLVVLAQQLRLYKPPPLLDDIEEPSSEESNGKVVSQVGFPESTTPIPRDPERFRPKRAAVLICLFEGNDGDLRVILTKRSSRLSTHSGEVALPGGKAEEGDEDDGATATREAKEEIGLDPSLVNVVTVLEPFLSKHLLRVVPVIGIMNERNAFIPRPNPAEVDEVFDAPLDMFLKDENRRSEEREWMGCKYLVHFFDYETENKKFVIWGLTAGILIRAASIVLQSSPSFLEQNPIFKVEDSKDYCTHLEPKIKFQSSGSHRYNVLRKISLRVNARNKLPAVSGISFSMKMIHGMESLSSCPLTGLAGLRGFRAHSFF; from the exons ATGATTTCAATATTTAGAAGGCTATCGAAACCATTGTTGTGCACTACTCGTGTCTCAAAACTCATGGATTCTTCTGCGGACTCTTCTGGGGGCTCAAGAAGATTAGTCGTTTTGGCACAGCAACTCCGCCTTTACAAGCCGCCTCCATTGTTGGACGACATAGAGGAGCCAAGCAGTGAGGAGAGCAATGGAAAGGTTGTTTCTCAAGTGGGTTTTCCTGAATCAACCACTCCAATTCCTCGAGACCCAGAAAGATTCAGACCCAAGAGAGCGGCTGTGTTGATTTGCCTTTTTGAAGGGAATGATGGGGATCTGCGGGTCATTCTCACCAAACGATCCTCGAGGTTGTCTACTCACTCGG GTGAAGTTGCATTGCCTGGAGGAAAAGCAGAGGAAGGAGATGAGGACGATGGGGCCACTGCGACGAGAGAAGCAAAGGAGGAGATTGGATTGGATCCTTCGCTCGTAAATGTTGTTACTGTTCTCGAACCATTCTTGTCTAAG CATCTACTGAGAGTGGTTCCTGTAATCGGCATTATGAATGAAAGAAATGCATTCATTCCCAGGCCGAATCCTGCTGAAGTGGATGAAGTATTTGATGCTCCACTTGATATGTTTCTTAAG GATGAAAATCGGAGATCGGAGGAAAGAGAGTGGATGGGATGCAAATACcttgttcatttctttgattATGAGACTGAGAACAAGAAATTTGTGATATGGGGTTTAACTGCTGGGATCTTAATAAGGGCTGCATCAATAGTACTCCAAAGCTCACCATCTTTTCTGGAGCAAAACCCTATCTTCAAG GTAGAAGATTCCAAAGATTATTGCACTCATTTGGAGCCAAAAATAAAATTCCAGAGTAGCGGAAGCCACCGGTATAATGTGCTGAGAAAAATATCTTTGAGAGTGAATGCTAGGAACAAACTTCCTGCAGTTTCTGGTATATCGTTTTCAATG AAAATGATTCACGGCATGGAGAGCTTAAGCAGCTGTCCGTTAACAGGGCTGGCAGGTCTACGTGGGTTCAGAGCTCATTCGTTCTTTTAG
- the LOC103484470 gene encoding nudix hydrolase 15, mitochondrial isoform X2, with product MISIFRRLSKPLLCTTRVSKLMDSSADSSGGSRRLVVLAQQLRLYKPPPLLDDIEEPSSEESNGKVVSQVGFPESTTPIPRDPERFRPKRAAVLICLFEGNDGDLRVILTKRSSRLSTHSGEVALPGGKAEEGDEDDGATATREAKEEIGLDPSLVNVVTVLEPFLSKHLLRVVPVIGIMNERNAFIPRPNPAEVDEVFDAPLDMFLKDENRRSEEREWMGCKYLVHFFDYETENKKFVIWGLTAGILIRAASIVLQSSPSFLEQNPIFKVEDSKDYCTHLEPKIKFQSSGSHRYNVLRKISLRVNARNKLPAVSENDSRHGELKQLSVNRAGRSTWVQSSFVLLDDNITLPPSILMLI from the exons ATGATTTCAATATTTAGAAGGCTATCGAAACCATTGTTGTGCACTACTCGTGTCTCAAAACTCATGGATTCTTCTGCGGACTCTTCTGGGGGCTCAAGAAGATTAGTCGTTTTGGCACAGCAACTCCGCCTTTACAAGCCGCCTCCATTGTTGGACGACATAGAGGAGCCAAGCAGTGAGGAGAGCAATGGAAAGGTTGTTTCTCAAGTGGGTTTTCCTGAATCAACCACTCCAATTCCTCGAGACCCAGAAAGATTCAGACCCAAGAGAGCGGCTGTGTTGATTTGCCTTTTTGAAGGGAATGATGGGGATCTGCGGGTCATTCTCACCAAACGATCCTCGAGGTTGTCTACTCACTCGG GTGAAGTTGCATTGCCTGGAGGAAAAGCAGAGGAAGGAGATGAGGACGATGGGGCCACTGCGACGAGAGAAGCAAAGGAGGAGATTGGATTGGATCCTTCGCTCGTAAATGTTGTTACTGTTCTCGAACCATTCTTGTCTAAG CATCTACTGAGAGTGGTTCCTGTAATCGGCATTATGAATGAAAGAAATGCATTCATTCCCAGGCCGAATCCTGCTGAAGTGGATGAAGTATTTGATGCTCCACTTGATATGTTTCTTAAG GATGAAAATCGGAGATCGGAGGAAAGAGAGTGGATGGGATGCAAATACcttgttcatttctttgattATGAGACTGAGAACAAGAAATTTGTGATATGGGGTTTAACTGCTGGGATCTTAATAAGGGCTGCATCAATAGTACTCCAAAGCTCACCATCTTTTCTGGAGCAAAACCCTATCTTCAAG GTAGAAGATTCCAAAGATTATTGCACTCATTTGGAGCCAAAAATAAAATTCCAGAGTAGCGGAAGCCACCGGTATAATGTGCTGAGAAAAATATCTTTGAGAGTGAATGCTAGGAACAAACTTCCTGCAGTTTCTG AAAATGATTCACGGCATGGAGAGCTTAAGCAGCTGTCCGTTAACAGGGCTGGCAGGTCTACGTGGGTTCAGAGCTCATTCGTTCTTTTAGACGATAACATTACTTTACCACCGTCTATATTGATGTTGATCTAA
- the LOC103484467 gene encoding uncharacterized protein At4g18490, with protein MAESRKGASSATDLSKKDSLLDEDIGNEFMKSWKSISVTEDDMVDFSFSTASKGKIKAFDFGTLDDDFNLDGSFEKLSSFKIDMPDLDFSSPPKKIEKARSSGKEGSSNGNIQKDIDNLNFSFDFKELDSFDIDKSLQNGEKSCIQQQDSKAVSSSRVECEASNIHIAEENTAIDNSIAKRLPASGNEKKKIEKARSSGKEGSSIGNNQKDIDNLNFSFDFKELDGFDVDKSLQNGEKSGIRQQDSKAVSSSRVECEASNIHIAEENTAIDSSIAKRLPASGNETSSTVENFQEDCGELESEEVDGTSHEARTTTPTTNKEEQFEKGCLSEKEVAKNSHQVIHDVPVNCVARNAPESTSEPQSEICSERVELTLVSGGTRNVTDENIDSDVTCSRKLPQSYLSPINIPASEKNKSECNDLNKFIDNVQLAEVHLDVKDFSNSDVPRKLLLDTQEIRENQNLKLKLSTVPLSRGRPINEVTVKEKEMGGNSSMSRTDVSKSQLQPSSISTKLFSLGTNRTDAPSQIPAAGDGDSRPHNKGAKTAPPVAVQREKSLGKLGTLSTRVNPSNSCARKTTQTHCSMEPQKSSMIHSQNAKTISAQGNKLCSIKASLIFPNPSSLKTSRGFGGKQVLSRTGGVQEKKLRESELDTEARQRSKSFDIGYCAENQEKQKLKRKALEGPNADSILLKPLKLFCVSPGGFRHSKDPLVKKIEQVERMTTASHDQLADSIEDTRVPNVMELEVSLVLENDRNVEKAEAYSQQLEDMCNMLKKKQNEAKDILVRALVNNNNLLMLNHPNYEEKISFHGIFISKIFLISLSEAQL; from the exons ATGGCAGAATCAAGGAAAGGAGCATCTTCAGCTACTGATCTTAGTAAAAAGGATTCCCTTCTTG ATGAGGACATTGGCAACGAATTTATGAAGTCCTGGAAATCAATATCAGTGACAGAGGATGACATGGTGGACTTCAGTTTTAGTACAGCCTCGAAAGGGAAGATTAAGGCCTTTGATTTTGGAACTTT GGATGATGATTTCAATCTGGATGGAAGTTTTGAAAAGTTATCATCATTCAAGATTGACATGCCAGATCTCGACTTTTCATCCCCACCCAAAAAGATTGAAAAGGCTAGGAGTAGCGGTAAAGAAGGATCATCCAATGGAAATATTCAAAAAGATATAGACAACTTAAATTTCTCTTTTGATTTTAAAGA ATTGGATAGCTTTGATATTGATAAAAGCTTACAAAATGGAGAAAAGAGTTGTATACAACAGCAAGATTCCAAGGCAGTTTCTTCTTCTAGAGTTGAGTGTGAAGCTTCTAATATCCACATAGCTGAAGAAAATACTGCAATTGATAATAGTATAGCCAAGAGACTTCCGGCATCAGGAAACGAGAAGAAAAAGATTGAAAAGGCTAGGAGTAGCGGTAAAGAAGGATCATCCATTGGAAATAATCAAAAAGATATAGACAACTTAAATTTCTCTTTTGATTTTAAAGA ATTGGATGGCTTTGATGTTGATAAAAGCTTACAAAATGGAGAAAAGAGTGGTATACGACAGCAAGATTCCAAGGCAGTTTCTTCTTCTAGAGTTGAGTGTGAAGCTTCTAATATCCACATAGCTGAAGAAAATACTGCAATTGATAGTAGTATAGCCAAGAGACTTCCAGCATCAGGAAACGAGACTAGTTCTACAGTTGAGAATTTTCAGGAAGATTGTGGTGAGCTAGAGTCAGAAGAAGTGGATGGTACATCACATGAAGCAAGAACTACAACACCAACTACAAATAAAGAGGAGCAATTTGAAAAAGGTTGCTTGTCTGAAAAAGAAGTGGCAAAGAATAGTCATCAAGTCATTCATGATGTACCTGTCAACTGTGTTGCCAGAAATGCACCTGAAAGTACTTCAGAACCACAGTCTGAAATTTGTTCGGAAAGAGTAGAACTAACATTAGTTTCAGGTGGAACTAGAAATGTCACTGATGAAAACATAGATTCTGATGTAACTTGCTCTAGAAAATTGCCTCAAAGCTATTTGTCTCCAATAAATATCCCTGCATCAGAAAAGAATAAGTCAGAATGCAACGATCTGAATAAATTTATCGATAATGTTCAACTGGCTGAAGTTCATTTAGATGTCAAAGATTTTTCAAATTCAGATGTCCCGAGGAAGCTTCTGCTTGACACGCAGGAAATCAGagaaaaccaaaatttgaaattgaaattgtCTACAGTTCCCTTAAGCAG AGGACGGCCAATAAATGAAGTGAcagttaaagaaaaagaaatgggtGGGAATTCATCGATGTCAAGGACAGATGTTAGCAAATCTCAGCTACAACCATCATCTATTAGTACAAAACTTTTCTCTTTAGGCACGAATAGAACTGATGCTCCAAGTCAAATTCCGGCAGCTGGAGACGG AGACTCTCGACCACATAATAAAGGAGCAAAGACAGCTCCGCCAGTTGCAGTACAACGTGAAAAAAGCTTAGGAAAGCTTGGTACTTTAAG TACCAGAGTTAATCCTAGCAATTCGTGTGCAAGAAAAACTACTCAAACACATTGCAGTATGGAACCACAAAAATCATCAATGATACATAGTCAAAACGCGAAGACCATTTCAGCTCAAGGGAATAAACTATGTTCTATTAAAGCTAGCTTAATATTTCCGAATCCTTCCAGCTTGAAGACTTCTAG GGGATTTGGAGGAAAGCAAGTCCTCTCGAGGACTGGAGGTGtgcaagaaaagaaattaagagAATCAGAACTAGATACGGAAGCAAGACAAAGAAGTAAAAGCTTTGACATTGGCTACTGTGCTGAAAACCAGGAGAAACAAAAACTTAAGCGTAAAGCACTAGAG GGACCAAATGCAGATTCGATATTGTTAAAACCCCTGAAGCTCTTTTGTGTATCACCTGGTGGATTTAG ACACTCCAAAGATCCATTGGTGAAAAAGATAGAACAG GTTGAACGAATGACCACTGCCTCCCATGACCAATTAGCCGACAGTATCGAAGACACTCGTGTGCCAAATGTGATGGAATTGGAAGTATCTTTGGTTTTGGAAAATGATCGAAATGTTGAAAAAGCAGAAGCCTATTCACAGCAGCTTGAAGAT ATGTGCAATATGCTAAAAAAGAAGCAAAATGAGGCCAAGGATATATTAGTCCGAGCTCTTGTTAACAACAATAATCTACTCATGCTCAATCATCCCAACTATGAGGAAAAGATATCCTTCCATGGCATTTTCATTAGTAAAATTTTTCTCATTTCCTTATCGGAAGCCCAACTCTGA
- the LOC103484469 gene encoding magnesium-chelatase subunit ChlI, chloroplastic-like: MAFALGGSSSTAILASRSLSSPSPRQFLPLLSLTPAHGNGKKSFGSIRIQGKKGRPQVKCNVATEINTVEQAVNISKESQRPVYPFAAIVGQDEMKLCLLLNVIDPKIGGVMIMGDRGTGKSTTVRSLVDLLPEIRVVFGDPYNSDPEDPESMGIEVRESLGKGEQLSVVMTKINMVDLPLGATEDRVCGTIDIEKALTEGVKAFEPGLLAKANRGILYVDEVNLLDDHLVDVLLDSAASGWNTVEREGISISHPARFILIGSGNPEEGELRPQLLDRFGMHAQVGTVRDAELRVKIVEERARFDQNPKEFRESYKAEQEKLQQQISSARCSLSSVQIDQDLKVKISRVCAELNVDGLRGDIVTNRAAKALAALKGRDKVAAEDIATVIPNCLRHRLRKDPLESIDSGLLVIEKFYEVFS, translated from the exons ATGGCGTTCGCTCTCGGAGGATCTTCCTCAACTGCGATCTTGGCCTCTCGATCCCTCTCTTCTCCCTCCCCTAGGCAGTTCCTGCCTCTTCTCTCTCTGACCCCAG CTCATGGTAATGGGAAGAAATCTTTTGGGAGTATTAGGATTCAGGGGAAGAAGGGAAGGCCTCAGGTCAAATGCAATGTTGCGACTGAAATAAACACCGTTGAGCAG GCTGTGAATATCTCAAAAGAGAGTCAGAGGCCAGTTTATCCTTTTGCTGCTATAGTAGGGCAGGATGAGATGAAACTATGTCTTCTACTGAACGTTATTGACCCAAAAATCGGAGGTGTCATGATCATGGGTGATAGAGGAACAGGAAAATCAACCACAGTTAGGTCTTTGGTTGATTTGCTTCCTGAAATCAGGGTTGTGTTTGGAGATCCCTACAATTCTGACCCTGAGGACCCTGAATCAATGGGTATTGAAGTGAGGGAAAGTCTGGGGAAAGGAGAGCAACTGTCAGTGGTGATGACCAAAATTAATATGGTTGATCTGCCATTGGGTGCTACTGAAGACAGGGTTTGTGGGACTATTGACATTGAAAAAGCACTTACTGAAGGTGTGAAGGCATTCGAGCCAGGCCTTCTTGCTAAAGCTAACAGAGGTATTCTCTATGTGGATGAAGTAAATCTTTTGGATGATCATTTAGTTGATGTCCTACTGGATTCGGCTGCCTCTGGTTGGAACACAGTTGAGAGAGAGGGCATTTCCATTTCCCATCCTGCTCGATTCATTTTGATTGGTTCGGGAAATCCAGAAGAGGGGGAGCTTAGGCCACAGTTACTCGATCGGTTTGGAATGCATGCTCAAGTTGGTACTGTAAGGGATGCAGAGTTGAGAGTGAAGATTGTCGAGGAGAGGGCCCGGTTTGACCAGAATCCTAAGGAATTCCGTGAATCTTATAAGGCAGAGCAAGAAAAGTTGCAGCAACAAATTTCGTCCGCTAGGTGTTCCCTTTCTTCTGTTCAGATAGATCAGGATCTGAAGGTGAAAATCTCCCGGGTTTGTGCCGAGTTGAATGTCGATGGATTGAGAGGAGACATAGTGACAAATAGAGCTGCTAAGGCTCTTGCAGCTCTAAAGGGAAGGGATAAAGTTGCTGCTGAGGACATAGCTACCGTCATTCCCAACTGCTTAAGACATCGTCTTAGAAAGGATCCATTGGAGTCTATTGATTCTGGTTTACTTGTCATTGAGAAATTTTATGAGGTATTTAGCTGA